In Rutidosis leptorrhynchoides isolate AG116_Rl617_1_P2 chromosome 2, CSIRO_AGI_Rlap_v1, whole genome shotgun sequence, one genomic interval encodes:
- the LOC139891099 gene encoding protein RICE SALT SENSITIVE 3, with translation MAASGATDRGKEAIGMMALHETLRNLCITSDWTYSVFWTIRPRPRLRGGNGCKVGDDNGSLMLMWEDGFCRGRVEEMDGSEDQVKKSFSKMSIQLYNYGEGLMGKVASDKCHKWVFKEPTESEQNVSNYWQSSFDAIPTEWTEQFDAGIQTIAVIQAGHGLLQLGSCKIIPEDLHFVLRMRHTFESLGYQSGFYLSQLFASTRGNISSPSSTAMALKQPPIPTRPPPLFNWAPPRTMPSPNFHNPGQLGYPPGSSKDEPHMFLHPHSSEPQLDNMMGPGPEHVQNDIKWPNGLSFFSALTGRTDEAKLLFNSDGLGNKPEGWHPDQMKNPNDFLSLDNNTNSDHNLGKVDHNKYKRSFTLPARLTTSSSSSSSLDHHNKHNPNGEYRNPEASMYSDVMETFLE, from the exons ATGGCAGCTTCAGGGGCAACAGACAGAGGCAAAGAAGCAATAGGAATGATGGCACTTCATGAAACTCTCAGAAACTTATGCATCACATCTGATTGGACTTATTCTGTTTTCTGGACCATTCGTCCTCGCCC TCGACTTCGAGGTGGTAACGGGTGTAAAGTTGGAGACGACAATGGTAGCTT GATGTTAATGTGGGAAGATGGATTTTGTAGAGGAAGAGTTGAAGAAATGGATGGAAGTGAAGATCAAGTTAAGAAATCATTCAGCAAAATGTCAATTCAGCTCTATAATTATGGAGAAGG ATTAATGGGAAAAGTTGCTTCTGATAAATGTCATAAATGGGTGTTCAAAGAGCCTACAGAATCTGAACAGAATGTATCTAATTACTGGCAGAGTTCTTTTGATGCT ATTCCTACTGAATGGACTGAACAATTTGATGCTGGGATTCAG ACTATAGCTGTGATTCAAGCTGGTCATGGACTTTTGCAACTTGGTTCTTGCAAGATT ATTCCCGAAGACCTTCATTTTGTGCTTAGAATGAGGCACACATTCGAATCACTTGGCTATCAATCTGGTTTCTATCTTTCCCAACTATTTGCATCGACTAGAGGCAACATTTCATCGCCTTCTTCCACGGCAATGGCGCTAAAACAACCACCAATTCCAACCCGTCCACCACCTCTCTTCAACTGGGCTCCACCTAGAACAATGCCATCACCCAACTTTCACAACCCAGGACAACTTGGATACCCACCCGGGTCATCAAAAGACGAACCCCACATGTTCTTACACCCTCACTCATCCGAACCCCAGTTGGACAACATGATGGGCCCTGGCCCAGAGCATGTTCAAAATGACATCAAATGGCCCAACGGGCTGAGCTTCTTTAGCGCCCTCACAGGAAGAACTGATGAAGCCAAACTACTTTTCAATTCAGACGGGCTAGGAAACAAGCCCGAGGGTTGGCACCCTGACCAAATGAAGAACCCGAACGATTTCTTGAGCTTGGATAATAACACAAACTCGGATCATAACCTTGGAAAGGTAGATCATAATAAGTATAAAAGAAGCTTCACTTTGCCTGCAAGATTGacaacttcttcttcatcatcttcatcgctcGATCACCATAATAAACACAACCCTAATGGAGAATACAGGAACCCTGAAGCCTCAATGTACTCTGATGTCATGGAAACTTTCTTGGAGTAA
- the LOC139888034 gene encoding uncharacterized protein yields the protein MEPHRRKKANSTGDIFTFPAMSPDIKFESELADQLFFNGKFLLHDFPVQPTNFNIPRSMIMSRTSSISSKSSLLSSRSNSTNSRTSSNSNSTSNSSCTSARTSTSEMSHKNKLTTINQAKCVATKTTKTNKRFPNKESKRQIYCNEYSHSQRWQFIAPTPLLNRRNSLKKRKRCKGKRDGSVRKGIFRRLVGWLVTTCQECHAIEPSKRTKVRT from the coding sequence ATGGAGCCTCATCGCCGGAAAAAAGCTAATTCCACCGGCGATATCTTCACTTTTCCGGCCATGTCACCCGATATAAAGTTCGAGTCAGAGTTAGCCGATCAACTATTCTTCAATGGAAAATTCCTCCTTCATGATTTCCCCGTGCAACCTACCAATTTCAACATTCCAAGATCAATGATCATGAGCCGAACAAGCAGTATAAGTAGCAAGAGCTCGTTATTGTCTTCTAGAAGTAATAGCACAAACAGTCGTACCAGCAGCAACAGTAACAGTACTAGTAACAGCAGTTGCACTAGTGCGAGAACAAGCACTAGTGAAATGTCACATAAAAACAAATTAACAACGATCAATCAAGCAAAATGTGTTGCAACTAAAACGACCAAAACAAACAAAAGGTTTCCAAATAAGGAAAGTAAGCGTCAAATTTATTGTAACGAATATAGTCATTCACAAAGGTGGCAGTTTATTGCACCAACTCCATTGTTGAACCGACGAAATTCTTTGAAGAAAAGGAAGAGGTGTAAAGGGAAGCGAGATGGTAGCGTCAGAAAAGGGATTTTTCGGAGGCTTGTTGGGTGGCTTGTGACGACATGTCAAGAGTGTCATGCGATCGAACCTTCAAAGAGAACAAAAGTGAGAACATGA